The genomic DNA GGGACTGCTCAAAAAGCTCGGCGTAGCCACCGATGAGCTGAAGTTTGCCCTCGAGCAAGCCACGCGCAACACGGCCTCCACCCAGGGCACCAGCATTACCGGCTCGATTCCGCTAACCAAGCAGACCGAGAAGGTGCTGAAAATCACCTACCTCGAAGCCAAGATTTTCAAATCGGAAATCATTGGCACCGAGCACTTGCTCCTCTCTATTCTGCGCGATGAGGACAACATTTCTTCTCAAATTCTTTCCAAATTCAACGTGAACTACGAAACCGTGCGCGATTCGCTTGACTATCACGGCGCCGCTCCGAACACGACCGGCCCCAAGGCCGGCCCGGAAGCTGACGACGATGATGACCGCCTCTTTGGGCAAGGCCAGGGCGCTGGCGGCCGGGGCCAGGGTGCCCAGGGCGGTGCTGCTGGCGCTGGGGCCAAGCGGGCCGGCGAAAAATCGCGCACTCCGGTGCTCGATAACTTCGGCCGCGACCTCACCAAGATGGCGGAAGAAGACAAGCTCGACCCCATCGTGGGCCGCGAAAAAGAGATTGAGCGCGTAGCTCAAGTGCTGAGCCGCCGCAAAAAGAACAACCCGATTCTGATTGGCGAGCCGGGGGTAGGCAAAACGGCGATTGCCGAAGGCCTGGCCCTGCGCATTATCCAGAAAAAAGTGAGCCGCGTGCTGTTCAACAAGCGCGTAGTGACCCTGGATTTGGCCTCGCTGGTGGCCGGCACCAAGTACCGCGGCCAGTTTGAGGAGCGCATGAAGGCCGTGATGAACGAGCTGGAAAAGTCGCCCGACGTGATTCTGTTCATTGATGAGCTGCACACGATTGTGGGTGCCGGCGGGGCTTCGGGCTCGCTCGATGCCTCGAACATGTTCAAGCCGGCCCTGGCCCGCGGCGAAATTCAATGCATCGGCGCGACTACGCTGGACGAGTATCGGCAATATATTGAGAAGGATGGCGCGCTGGCCCGTCGCTTCCAGATGGTGATGGTGGACCCCACTACCCCCGAGGAAACGATTGAGATTCTGCACAATATCAAGGATAAGTACCAAGACCACCACCACGTGGTGTACACGGACAAGGCCATTGAGCAGTGCGTGAAGCTGAGCGACCGCTACATGAGCGACCGCTTTTTGCCGGACAAAGCCATCGATATTCTCGACGAAGCCGGTGCCCGCGTGCACATCAACAACATCGTGGTGCCGGAGGATATTCTCAAGCTCGAAGAGCAGATTGAGAACATCAAGGGTGAGAAAAACCGCGTGGTGAAATCGCAGCGCTACGAGGAAGCCGCCAAGCTTCGCGACACGGAGAAGAAGCTATTGGAGCAGCTCGAATCGGCTAAGAAAAGCTGGGAAGACGAGACCAAGAAGAAGCGCTACACGGTGAAGGAGGAAAACGTGGCCGAGGTAATCGCCATGATGACCGGCATTCCCGTGAACCGCGTGGCCCAGAACGAAAGTCAGAAGTTGCTCAACATGGGTGAGGAACTTCAGGGCAAGGTAATCGGCCAGGAAAAAGCCATCAAGCAGTTGGTGAAAGCCATCCAGCGCACCCGCGTGGGCCTGAAAGACCCGAAGAAGCCAATTGGTTCGTTCGTGTTCCTCGGCCCGACGGGGGTAGGCAAAACGGAATTGGCGAAGGTGCTGGCTACCTATCTCTTCGACAAAGAAGATGCGCTGGTGCGCGTGGATATGTCGGAGTATATGGAGAAGTTCAGCGTCTCGCGCCTGGTGGGCGCGCCTCCCGGCTACGTGGGCTACGAAGAGGGTGGCCAGCTGACGGAGAAAATCCGTCGTAAGCCCTACTCGGTTATCCTGCTCGACGAGATTGAAAAGGCGCACCCCGACGTGTATAACCTGTTGTTGCAGGTGCTGGACGACGGCATTCTGACTGACGGTCTGGGCCGCAAGGTGGACTTCCGCAACACGATTATCATCATGACCTCGAACATTGGGGCGCGTGACTTGGCGGACTTCGGCGCGGGCATCGGCTTCGGCACGAAGTCGCGCAACGAGAACATGGATGAGTTGACGAAGGGCACGATTACTAACGCCTTGAAGAAGACTTTCTCGCCCGAGTTCCTCAACCGCTTGGATGATGTGATTGTCTTCAACTCGCTGGAGAAGAAGGATATCCATAAGATTATCGAAATCAGCCTCAGCAAGCTACTGAGCCGTGTGCTAGCGCTTGGCTACAAGGTGGAGCTGACGGAGAAAGCCAAGGATTTCGTGTCCGAGAAAGGCTACGACCCCAAGTACGGCGCACGGCCGCTAAACCGGGCCATCCAGAAATACATCGAAGACCCGATTGCCGAGGAAATCCTGAAAGCCCAATTGTTGCACGGCGACATCATCACGGCCGACTACGAAGAGGGTAAGGAGGAATTGACATTCAGCATCGCCAAGAGCGATGAGGCGCCCAACCTGCCTAGCGACGAGCGGCCCGAAGAAGCGCCCTCGGAGCCGGAGGCTGGCGAGGCCAAGTAAGTGATTTAGGAGTTGAAGAGGCCGGTCCCGCTCTGCGGGACCGGCCTTTTTATTGGGCGTGGCGCGGGACCTTCTTATTCAACCACTAGCTTTATGTATCCTATTGACTTACATAGTTTTGTGAGCAAAAATTTATTCAATCCGTAAAGGCTTGCAACCGGATTGCTGGCGGCGGGAGTAAACTAAATCTGGCAAGTCTCGTTCGTTCAGTTGTTTAACCAACTCATCTTTTCCACTACCCCATGAAAATCACCTCCCTAAGCGTCGCCCTCGTGAGCGGCTTGCTCTTTGCCAGCAGCTGCTCGTCGAGCACCGATAGCAAGAAAATGGCTGATGATGCCAACGATAAGAAGATTGAGAAGACGGATTCGGCCAACACCAACGGCGGCGCGATGGCCACCGCCGGCTCGGAAGGCAACGCCAAAGACGTGTCCGATTACATGGTGGCGCTGGCCAACACCGGCCGCGCCGAGTATGAGATGAGCCAGGTAGCGGCCAAGCGAGCCACCAACCCGGCCCTGAAGGAATTTGCCACCAAAGTAACGGGCACGCACGCCAAGGACGAGGAGGAGATGAAAGGCGAAGCAGCCAAGCTCAACATCACGCTGCCTACTACGCTCTCCAACGACAGCCAGGACATGCTCAATGGCCTGAATAAGGAGACGAAGACAATGGACTTCGAGAAGAAGTATCTCGACAACATGGTGGATATCAACGATAAGGCCATCAGTAAGGAGAAGGATATGATGGGCAAAACCACCAACACCGACCTCAAAGCCTACGCGCAGAAAATGATGGACGACGACCAGAAGCACATGGCCGAAGCCAAAACGCTACGCAGCACGATGAAATAGGCCAGGTGCTAACCCGGCGACGTTAACAAAGCCCCACCGGTGCTCCGCGATAAAAGCGGAGCACCGGTGGGGCTTTGCTGTATCTGCTACTTTGCGCTTAGCCGCCCTGCTTGCTACCCCCGCTTTTGGTGTCGTCGTTGTTAATGCT from Hymenobacter psoromatis includes the following:
- a CDS encoding Clp protease ClpC; its protein translation is MEAKFSNRVKEVISLSREEAIRLGHDYIGTEHLLLGMIREGEGTALGLLKKLGVATDELKFALEQATRNTASTQGTSITGSIPLTKQTEKVLKITYLEAKIFKSEIIGTEHLLLSILRDEDNISSQILSKFNVNYETVRDSLDYHGAAPNTTGPKAGPEADDDDDRLFGQGQGAGGRGQGAQGGAAGAGAKRAGEKSRTPVLDNFGRDLTKMAEEDKLDPIVGREKEIERVAQVLSRRKKNNPILIGEPGVGKTAIAEGLALRIIQKKVSRVLFNKRVVTLDLASLVAGTKYRGQFEERMKAVMNELEKSPDVILFIDELHTIVGAGGASGSLDASNMFKPALARGEIQCIGATTLDEYRQYIEKDGALARRFQMVMVDPTTPEETIEILHNIKDKYQDHHHVVYTDKAIEQCVKLSDRYMSDRFLPDKAIDILDEAGARVHINNIVVPEDILKLEEQIENIKGEKNRVVKSQRYEEAAKLRDTEKKLLEQLESAKKSWEDETKKKRYTVKEENVAEVIAMMTGIPVNRVAQNESQKLLNMGEELQGKVIGQEKAIKQLVKAIQRTRVGLKDPKKPIGSFVFLGPTGVGKTELAKVLATYLFDKEDALVRVDMSEYMEKFSVSRLVGAPPGYVGYEEGGQLTEKIRRKPYSVILLDEIEKAHPDVYNLLLQVLDDGILTDGLGRKVDFRNTIIIMTSNIGARDLADFGAGIGFGTKSRNENMDELTKGTITNALKKTFSPEFLNRLDDVIVFNSLEKKDIHKIIEISLSKLLSRVLALGYKVELTEKAKDFVSEKGYDPKYGARPLNRAIQKYIEDPIAEEILKAQLLHGDIITADYEEGKEELTFSIAKSDEAPNLPSDERPEEAPSEPEAGEAK